Proteins encoded within one genomic window of Oryza brachyantha chromosome 7, ObraRS2, whole genome shotgun sequence:
- the LOC102701739 gene encoding EPIDERMAL PATTERNING FACTOR-like protein 2 has product MVHLLQCSHAHLPLPIFFSILLLFFSMEVAPSDARRLPLKLLEVGNIKEEPDGSTRGEKMKMEGRNLIGSRPPRCERVCMSCGHCEAVQVPIVPQQLKRSETKAGEAAAVVVSATAINAAVFTYRVNGLSNYKPLSWKCKCGGIILDP; this is encoded by the exons ATGGTCCATCTCTTGCAATGCAGCCATGCTCACTTGCCCCTGCCTATCTTCTTCTCcattctcctcctcttcttctccatgGAGGTGGCACCTTCAGATGCAA GGAGGTTGCCACTCAAGCTACTAGAAGTTGGAAACATCAAG GAGGAGCCTGATGGAAGTACCAGGGGagagaagatgaagatggaagGCAGGAACCTGATTGGATCAAGGCCACCAAGATGTGAGAGGGTGTGCATGTCCTGTGGCCACTGTGAGGCAGTGCAGGTGCCCATTGTGCCACAGCAACTGAAGAGATCAGAAACCAAAGCAGGagaagctgctgctgttgtggTGAGTGCTACTGCCATCAATGCTGCAGTGTTCACCTACAGAGTGAATGGCCTCTCAAACTACAAGCCATTGAGCTGGAAATGCAAGTGTGGAGGCATCATCCTTGATCCATGA